In Haloarcula salinisoli, one genomic interval encodes:
- a CDS encoding DUF4352 domain-containing protein — MDLRRRQLCKYVVVSGLAGGAGCQTSGPAVETVEEPDSDSDLDANEPVKTIDREFGEAVRLKSGDGEQLAVTPTNARLASVFFEGESADISSVEPETRGQVFLEIAIDVENTGGGVTDLPDEISFRADGSEYGFDEYANPRGSYDELENISPGSTYEALVTFEIPVTASEGELVLSSEHSFDTIVNWSLDLDTVTRDPGDYTDLSIGTGVTVGRTGPQFSFTVASVETMQEYTYTSSGQSETHVADDGKQFVRVTVSAENTGTGRVKLPRPSVFTLIAGSSQYEHSAYGVRGETYTGGLLSEGVQTEAELLFEIPEDHDPSRVEIELVDGLLGTWTV; from the coding sequence ATGGACCTGCGTCGCAGACAGCTGTGCAAATACGTGGTGGTCAGTGGACTCGCGGGGGGTGCTGGGTGTCAGACGAGCGGGCCGGCCGTAGAGACTGTCGAAGAACCGGATTCGGATTCGGATTTGGACGCCAACGAGCCGGTAAAGACCATCGATCGTGAGTTCGGTGAGGCTGTCCGGCTCAAGAGCGGCGACGGCGAGCAACTCGCCGTGACTCCTACGAACGCACGCCTGGCAAGCGTCTTCTTCGAAGGTGAGTCGGCCGATATCAGCAGCGTGGAACCCGAAACGAGGGGGCAGGTCTTTCTGGAGATAGCGATCGACGTCGAGAACACTGGCGGGGGCGTCACCGATTTACCCGACGAGATATCGTTCCGGGCCGATGGGAGCGAGTACGGCTTCGACGAGTACGCCAATCCGCGAGGGAGCTACGATGAACTCGAAAACATCTCGCCAGGATCGACCTACGAGGCATTGGTAACCTTCGAGATTCCTGTCACTGCCTCGGAGGGCGAGTTGGTTCTCTCGTCGGAACATTCGTTCGACACGATCGTAAACTGGTCGCTCGACCTCGATACTGTGACCCGGGACCCCGGGGACTACACCGACCTCTCCATCGGGACCGGTGTCACAGTCGGGCGGACGGGCCCGCAGTTCTCGTTTACCGTCGCGTCGGTTGAAACGATGCAGGAGTACACCTACACCAGCAGCGGGCAGTCGGAGACACACGTGGCCGACGACGGGAAGCAGTTCGTCCGCGTGACCGTCAGCGCGGAGAACACCGGCACGGGTCGGGTGAAGCTTCCACGGCCGAGCGTGTTCACCCTCATCGCGGGCTCGTCGCAGTACGAACACAGCGCGTACGGGGTGCGGGGCGAGACGTACACCGGGGGGTTGCTCTCGGAGGGGGTACAGACGGAGGCCGAGTTACTGTTCGAGATACCGGAGGACCACGACCCGTCGCGAGTCGAAATCGAACTCGTCGACGGGCTCCTCGGAACCTGGACCGTCTGA
- a CDS encoding amidohydrolase → MERYERPVALRRELHRHPEPAWCEYWTTSRIVEEVERIGVDELLVGPEILAADARMAVPDEDTLGEWHDRARAAGAREDVLEQCAGGFTGALATVERGDGPTVALRVDIDALPITESTAATHAPAEGGFRSGNEGYMHACGHDAHAAIGVGVLEAVAESEFPGTVHVLFQPAEEVIGGASAVAEAGVLDDVDHLLSVHVGLDHPTGEVVAGVNGFLAVRQFEAAFRGESAHAGGHPAAGRDAVQALATAVQNLHAIRRHEDGATRVNAGVVSGGTATNIVPESATIEGEVRGETTRLMEYMSERADSVVEHAAGMHDCESAMETVAEAPSAESDAELADVVYAVAEGVDGVERVLHSAPLGGSEDATYLMDRVQENGGRASYVGIGTNHPGGHHTPTFDVDERSLAIGVDVLAGAIERL, encoded by the coding sequence ATGGAGCGATACGAACGGCCGGTAGCCCTGCGACGGGAGCTACACCGCCACCCGGAACCGGCCTGGTGTGAGTACTGGACGACGAGTCGTATCGTCGAGGAAGTAGAGCGTATCGGCGTCGACGAACTGCTGGTCGGCCCCGAGATTCTGGCGGCCGACGCGCGGATGGCGGTCCCCGACGAGGATACACTCGGCGAGTGGCACGACCGCGCGCGAGCGGCGGGCGCCCGCGAGGACGTGCTGGAGCAGTGCGCGGGCGGGTTCACCGGCGCACTCGCGACCGTCGAGCGCGGCGACGGCCCCACGGTCGCGCTGCGGGTCGATATCGACGCCTTGCCGATTACCGAATCGACGGCGGCGACACACGCGCCGGCCGAGGGGGGGTTTCGCTCGGGCAACGAGGGGTATATGCACGCCTGCGGCCACGACGCCCACGCGGCCATCGGCGTCGGCGTCCTCGAAGCCGTCGCCGAGAGCGAGTTCCCGGGGACCGTCCACGTGCTCTTCCAGCCCGCCGAGGAGGTCATCGGGGGCGCCAGCGCGGTCGCCGAGGCCGGGGTACTCGACGACGTGGACCACCTCCTCTCGGTCCACGTCGGACTGGACCACCCGACGGGCGAGGTGGTCGCCGGCGTGAACGGCTTTCTGGCGGTCCGACAGTTCGAAGCCGCGTTCAGGGGCGAGTCGGCCCACGCGGGGGGCCACCCGGCGGCCGGTCGGGACGCCGTCCAGGCGCTGGCGACAGCGGTACAGAACCTCCACGCCATCCGCCGTCACGAGGACGGTGCGACCCGCGTCAACGCGGGCGTCGTCTCGGGCGGGACAGCGACCAACATCGTTCCCGAGTCGGCGACTATCGAGGGGGAAGTCCGGGGCGAGACGACCCGGCTGATGGAGTACATGAGCGAGCGCGCCGACTCGGTCGTCGAACACGCCGCCGGGATGCACGACTGTGAGTCGGCGATGGAGACGGTTGCGGAGGCTCCCAGCGCCGAGAGCGATGCGGAACTGGCGGACGTGGTCTATGCGGTGGCCGAAGGCGTCGATGGGGTCGAGCGTGTTCTACACAGCGCGCCGCTGGGCGGGAGCGAGGACGCGACCTATCTGATGGACCGCGTCCAGGAGAACGGGGGGCGGGCCAGCTACGTCGGTATCGGCACCAACCACCCCGGCGGCCACCACACGCCGACCTTCGACGTGGACGAGCGGTCGCTGGCAATCGGTGTGGACGTACTGGCGGGCGCAATCGAGCGGCTCTAG